A genomic region of Raphanus sativus cultivar WK10039 chromosome 6, ASM80110v3, whole genome shotgun sequence contains the following coding sequences:
- the LOC108812515 gene encoding late embryogenesis abundant protein 47-like, with product MSQEQLEKKPITHDVKEEAQKTPATAQGIETAEDKEKGVVVVEASGGQDEGEANQKKPEGTITIGEALEATVLTAGNKPVEWSDAAAIQAAEVRATGRTNIMPGGVAASAQSAATLNARANSEDDKTTLADVLTGASSKLPSDKPATRKDAEGVTGAEMRNDPHLTTYPTGVAASVAAAARINQAK from the exons ATGAGCCAAGAACAGTTGGAGAAGAAACCTATAACTCATGACGTAAAAGAAGAGGCCCAAAAGACTCCGGCAACAGCTCAAGGCATTGAAACGGCGGAGGACAAAGAGAAAGGTGTTGTCGTGGTTGAGGCTTCCGGTGGTCAg gACGAGGGAGAAGCAAACCAGAAAAAGCCGGAAGGTACCATAACGATCGGAGAGGCTCTAGAGGCAACGGTTCTCACAGCAGGGAATAAGCCGGTTGAATGGAGTGATGCAGCGGCCATACAAGCTGCTGAGGTTAGAGCCACAGGACGGACCAACATCATGCCAGGCGGTGTTGCCGCTTCAGCTCAATCAGCTGCCACTCTCAATGCTCGAGCTAACTCCGAAGACGACAAGACCACGCTCGCAGATGTTCTCACT GGAGCGAGTAGCAAATTACCATCAGACAAACCAGCAACGAGGAAAGATGCGGAGGGAGTGACAGGAGCAGAGATGAGGAACGATCCTCATCTCACTACTTACCCAACAGGTGTCGCCGCCTCCGTCGCTGCGGCTGCTCGGATTAATCAAGCCAAGTGA